From Myxococcales bacterium, the proteins below share one genomic window:
- a CDS encoding D-alanyl-D-alanine carboxypeptidase, translating into MISSRFVASTVTLALGLFVTGCSAETAGDPDDLAGEGLEGLTAEDAEARAEKLLAQANANRTNFENEESLTRAQSGVAPAGLPFTEGSVGIRTLADDTRDGLGRGTWGFRFEVLDEAGRKTVLSEDKTAQKLMGASTFKLFTGWTAFKTGSTRASTLTLMLRASKNNLANLAMCQNGEKIRGYDAACTAQTTPTSALRMRDAIPATRSYLGEQGVGLSSTFTMKDGSGLDSGNVLTIDDLTTLLEDVNADPKRDTFLDMLAQPGVSSTLVSRFSGLEGKLFAKTGTYYEDGGGVKSLAGIVKLSAGKALVFAVVGNGTGDPKAALDRIEKAVRLNIDAAR; encoded by the coding sequence ATGATCTCGTCTCGCTTCGTCGCTTCCACGGTCACGCTCGCCCTGGGTCTCTTCGTCACGGGCTGCTCCGCCGAGACGGCGGGCGATCCCGACGATCTTGCGGGTGAGGGCCTCGAGGGCCTGACCGCCGAAGACGCCGAGGCCCGCGCCGAGAAACTGCTCGCCCAGGCGAACGCGAACCGCACCAACTTCGAGAACGAAGAGAGCCTCACACGCGCGCAAAGCGGCGTCGCGCCGGCCGGGCTCCCGTTCACCGAGGGCTCCGTCGGGATCCGTACCCTCGCGGACGACACCCGCGACGGCCTCGGACGCGGCACGTGGGGGTTTCGCTTCGAGGTGCTCGACGAAGCCGGGAGGAAGACGGTCCTCTCGGAGGACAAGACCGCGCAGAAGCTGATGGGCGCGTCGACCTTCAAGCTCTTCACCGGCTGGACCGCCTTCAAGACCGGCTCCACCCGGGCGAGCACCCTCACGCTCATGCTACGCGCCAGCAAGAACAACCTCGCGAACCTCGCGATGTGCCAAAACGGCGAGAAGATCCGCGGCTACGACGCCGCGTGCACCGCGCAGACGACGCCCACCTCGGCCCTCCGCATGCGCGACGCCATCCCTGCCACGCGAAGCTACCTCGGCGAGCAGGGGGTGGGGCTCTCGTCGACGTTCACCATGAAGGACGGGTCGGGGCTCGACTCGGGCAACGTGCTCACCATCGACGACCTCACGACCCTCCTCGAGGACGTGAACGCCGATCCGAAACGCGACACGTTCCTCGACATGCTCGCGCAGCCCGGGGTCTCGTCGACGCTCGTGTCGCGTTTTTCGGGCCTCGAGGGGAAGCTCTTCGCGAAGACGGGCACCTACTACGAGGACGGGGGCGGCGTGAAATCGCTCGCCGGCATCGTGAAGCTCTCCGCGGGGAAAGCGCTCGTCTTCGCGGTGGTCGGCAACGGGACGGGCGATCCGAAGGCGGCCCTCGATCGCATCGAGAAGGCCGTGCGACTCAACATCGACGCCGCACGCTGA
- a CDS encoding YhbY family RNA-binding protein — protein sequence MPRDSAPERRPRRKPVRRNKQKKPEDTRVPYVDPETSGAKRVLRGLGHDLDPVLAIGKDGLTEGVVEACRAALLAHELIKVRVLTEAPVDRKEVASELAKAAEATLAQVLGRTFLLYKRHPKKPKLRLDA from the coding sequence ATGCCCCGAGACTCCGCCCCCGAGCGCCGGCCCCGTCGTAAGCCCGTTCGGCGAAACAAACAGAAGAAGCCAGAGGACACGCGCGTTCCGTACGTCGACCCCGAGACGTCCGGCGCGAAGCGTGTGCTCCGCGGCCTCGGCCACGACCTCGACCCGGTGCTCGCCATCGGCAAGGACGGCCTCACCGAGGGTGTCGTCGAGGCGTGCCGAGCGGCGCTCCTCGCCCACGAGCTCATCAAGGTGCGCGTCCTGACCGAGGCCCCGGTCGATCGCAAAGAGGTCGCGTCGGAGCTCGCCAAGGCCGCCGAGGCCACGCTCGCCCAGGTGCTCGGGCGCACATTTCTCCTCTACAAGCGCCACCCCAAGAAGCCGAAGCTTCGCCTCGACGCATGA
- a CDS encoding heparinase II/III family protein translates to MKLRTFVAFFGLTSLGLLPACKRHFVSPFDKDPGPAPSFSADGLPPDPGGAEGGSGADVAPGTYKGLGGNGSASPQDDRDATPVPDPAPGTWPHPRILVRKETIPALKARAKDDNPVWHELESSCNEAVAEKTEAGYESEDWAHAATNLAMCALVTDNPKFAKAAVRYAVGLVEDAQKLGDGKGGEKMVEHADGYSIRHRGVAPALVYDWLYGNPALTDAAKKKIVTRLYGYGKWYRKAGYRNTAAIGNHYMGHFASIAASGAAFAGDDPRAAELRGIARKMWKKEVIPAYTALAGGDFPEGFQYARTIATSMALYVDAESRAPGGNPKLADELPWLRETLAFQIHATHPEGRTMHDSADWSEKPAKPNPAPYFAISVAHHDPVVKKRALSLARATRNPEGQPIAWLELLADDPKVATDELRQGPLSYLSRGTGTFFARTDWAKTATWVSLQASPLWADHQHSDQGHFEVVRGGDLLFTDPGDYDSNATSAHNCILVDDAGENMEKTPNQAIYGQKVGMRRFEDTGRFVYGEVEYSAAYDAPHDSGKARSVTRAERAVVVSRAPASQSRSPGAARVVVYDRVTVRKGSYGVTFAIHPGAQPKGQGAAYRVDAGASSAELTALLPKGTTFKLVKEPSIKTDDIFKKDDPAKGMLGLRLENASPKGGTERRFLHVIASGGSGDGKLAAEAVEGKGVDGARLDNEAYLFTKDGPQAKPAEVSYEVSEAATTHVVMGLAPKGHYSLAASKSGASCKVSLKPEGALVASAAGTVTLTLAPGCAAKAP, encoded by the coding sequence ATGAAACTACGGACTTTTGTAGCCTTCTTCGGGCTCACCTCGCTCGGCCTGCTCCCGGCCTGCAAGCGCCACTTCGTCTCCCCGTTCGACAAAGATCCGGGGCCCGCCCCGTCGTTCTCGGCCGACGGCCTGCCGCCCGATCCGGGCGGCGCCGAGGGGGGCAGCGGAGCGGACGTCGCGCCCGGCACGTACAAGGGCCTCGGCGGCAACGGGTCGGCGTCGCCCCAAGACGATCGCGACGCGACCCCCGTCCCCGATCCGGCCCCCGGCACGTGGCCGCATCCGCGCATCCTCGTCCGCAAGGAGACCATCCCGGCGCTCAAGGCGCGCGCGAAGGACGACAACCCCGTGTGGCACGAGCTCGAGTCGTCCTGCAACGAGGCCGTCGCCGAGAAGACGGAGGCGGGCTACGAGAGCGAAGACTGGGCGCACGCCGCGACGAACCTCGCCATGTGCGCGCTCGTGACCGATAACCCCAAGTTCGCGAAGGCCGCGGTGCGCTACGCGGTGGGCCTCGTCGAGGACGCGCAGAAGCTCGGCGACGGCAAGGGCGGCGAGAAGATGGTCGAGCACGCCGACGGCTACTCGATCCGCCACCGCGGCGTGGCACCGGCGCTCGTCTACGACTGGCTCTACGGAAACCCCGCCCTCACCGACGCGGCCAAGAAGAAGATCGTCACGCGCCTCTACGGGTACGGGAAGTGGTACCGGAAGGCCGGGTACCGGAACACCGCCGCGATCGGCAACCACTACATGGGGCACTTCGCGTCGATCGCGGCCTCGGGGGCTGCCTTCGCGGGCGACGATCCTCGCGCCGCCGAGCTCCGCGGGATCGCCCGCAAGATGTGGAAAAAAGAGGTAATTCCGGCCTACACGGCGCTCGCGGGGGGCGATTTCCCCGAGGGCTTCCAGTACGCGCGCACGATCGCCACCTCGATGGCCCTCTACGTGGACGCCGAGTCCCGCGCCCCCGGCGGAAACCCGAAGCTCGCCGACGAGCTCCCCTGGCTGCGCGAGACGCTCGCCTTCCAGATCCACGCGACTCACCCCGAGGGTCGCACCATGCACGACTCGGCCGACTGGAGCGAGAAGCCCGCGAAGCCGAACCCGGCCCCGTACTTCGCCATCTCCGTGGCCCACCACGATCCCGTGGTGAAGAAGCGCGCCCTCTCCCTCGCGCGCGCCACGCGGAACCCCGAGGGGCAACCCATCGCGTGGCTCGAGCTCCTCGCGGACGACCCGAAGGTGGCGACCGACGAGCTTCGCCAAGGGCCTCTGAGCTACCTCTCACGGGGCACGGGCACCTTCTTCGCGCGCACCGACTGGGCCAAGACCGCCACGTGGGTCTCGCTCCAAGCCTCGCCGCTCTGGGCCGATCACCAGCACTCCGACCAAGGTCACTTCGAGGTGGTCCGCGGCGGCGACCTGCTCTTCACCGACCCAGGCGACTACGACTCGAACGCCACGAGCGCGCACAACTGCATCCTCGTCGACGACGCCGGCGAGAACATGGAAAAGACGCCCAACCAGGCCATTTACGGGCAAAAAGTCGGCATGCGCCGCTTCGAGGACACGGGCCGGTTCGTGTACGGCGAGGTCGAGTACTCGGCCGCGTACGACGCGCCGCACGACTCGGGGAAAGCACGGAGCGTGACCCGCGCCGAGCGCGCGGTCGTCGTGTCACGCGCGCCCGCCTCCCAGAGCCGGAGCCCGGGCGCCGCGAGGGTCGTCGTGTACGACCGGGTCACGGTCCGCAAGGGCAGCTACGGCGTGACGTTCGCCATCCATCCCGGCGCCCAACCGAAGGGGCAAGGGGCGGCCTACCGGGTCGACGCCGGGGCCTCGAGCGCCGAGCTCACCGCGCTCCTCCCGAAGGGCACCACGTTCAAGCTCGTGAAGGAGCCGTCCATCAAGACGGACGACATCTTCAAGAAGGACGACCCCGCGAAGGGGATGTTGGGCCTCCGGCTCGAGAACGCGTCGCCGAAGGGCGGGACCGAGCGGCGCTTCCTCCACGTGATCGCGTCGGGCGGCTCGGGGGACGGGAAGCTCGCGGCCGAGGCCGTCGAGGGCAAGGGCGTCGACGGCGCGCGCCTCGACAACGAGGCGTATCTCTTCACGAAAGACGGGCCCCAAGCCAAGCCGGCCGAGGTCTCGTACGAGGTCTCCGAGGCGGCGACGACCCACGTCGTCATGGGCCTCGCGCCGAAGGGCCACTACTCGCTCGCCGCCTCGAAGTCGGGCGCATCCTGCAAGGTCTCGCTCAAGCCGGAGGGCGCGCTCGTAGCGTCCGCGGCGGGCACGGTCACCCTCACCCTCGCCCCGGGCTGCGCCGCGAAGGCGCCCTGA
- a CDS encoding class I SAM-dependent methyltransferase: protein MSEGRGAGEMGKPTVVSEERDREFAALARAQGHDPAGTFVGGYVDYEWRKGRHLFLEVPGGVEGKRVLEFGCHIGASAIVLDALGAKVTGIDVHAPTIELAKVNAARYGAEGRIDFRHVADTRALPFADASFDIVVCNSVLEYVRSRELPAVLAELDRVVAPSGIVMVLGTSNRLWPRDTHTKRWLLNYLPDPVRGELTRSVTPFRVKRGFPGYRDLCLADGSRMLLDAKEKAGLSPTKRTAAELVQRAIRPLGLSLGMLAQSFTLLLQKP from the coding sequence ATGAGCGAGGGCCGGGGCGCGGGCGAAATGGGCAAACCCACGGTCGTGAGCGAGGAGCGGGATCGGGAGTTCGCCGCCCTCGCGCGTGCACAAGGGCACGATCCGGCCGGGACGTTCGTGGGCGGCTACGTCGACTACGAGTGGCGCAAGGGCCGCCACCTTTTCCTCGAGGTGCCCGGCGGCGTCGAGGGCAAACGTGTCCTCGAGTTCGGGTGCCACATCGGCGCCTCCGCGATCGTGCTGGACGCCCTCGGGGCCAAGGTCACCGGGATCGACGTGCACGCGCCGACCATCGAGCTCGCCAAGGTGAACGCGGCCCGCTACGGCGCCGAGGGGCGCATCGACTTTCGCCACGTCGCCGACACCCGCGCCCTCCCCTTCGCTGACGCGTCGTTCGACATCGTCGTGTGCAACAGCGTGCTCGAGTACGTACGCTCGCGAGAGCTCCCCGCCGTGCTCGCCGAGCTCGATCGTGTCGTGGCGCCCTCGGGCATCGTGATGGTGCTCGGCACGTCGAACCGGCTCTGGCCCCGCGACACCCACACGAAGCGCTGGCTCCTCAACTACCTGCCCGACCCGGTGCGCGGCGAGCTCACGCGGAGCGTGACCCCCTTCCGCGTGAAGCGAGGGTTCCCCGGATACCGCGACCTGTGCTTGGCGGACGGGAGCCGTATGCTGCTCGACGCCAAAGAGAAGGCCGGCCTCTCGCCGACCAAGCGCACCGCCGCAGAGCTCGTCCAGAGGGCCATCCGTCCGCTCGGCCTCTCCCTCGGCATGTTGGCCCAGAGCTTCACCCTCTTGCTCCAGAAGCCGTGA
- a CDS encoding acyltransferase, with the protein MGASDKSGIEARLRTWVKPIAKKILYGQAVQPGPGTRWIYRAVASADFYVREAYELARRSLVATPAFLTQCESYGERIEIDRLPYIQGSPRIQLGSDIRFSGQVGIQGNAQRKPVLKLGNGIFIGHGTTFVIADRIEIGDFVSIGGGSYITDTDGHANYNPNRPIWEVPATDAEIAPVIIEDNVQISRDVTILRGVRIGARAIIGAGSVVRSDIPPDSVVAGNPARVVKRIVAEGAAAAPPAAPKNET; encoded by the coding sequence ATGGGAGCGAGTGACAAGTCGGGGATCGAGGCGCGCCTCCGCACCTGGGTGAAGCCCATCGCGAAGAAGATCCTCTACGGGCAGGCCGTCCAACCTGGGCCGGGCACACGGTGGATCTACCGTGCGGTCGCGAGCGCCGACTTCTACGTCCGCGAGGCCTACGAGCTCGCGCGTCGGAGCCTCGTCGCCACCCCTGCGTTCCTCACGCAGTGCGAGTCGTACGGCGAGCGCATCGAGATCGACAGGCTCCCTTACATCCAAGGCTCACCGCGCATCCAGCTCGGGAGCGACATTCGCTTCTCGGGCCAGGTTGGCATCCAAGGGAACGCGCAGCGAAAGCCGGTCCTCAAGCTCGGAAACGGGATCTTCATCGGCCACGGCACCACGTTCGTCATCGCCGACCGCATCGAGATCGGCGACTTCGTGTCGATCGGCGGCGGCTCCTACATCACCGACACCGACGGCCACGCGAACTACAACCCGAACCGCCCCATCTGGGAGGTCCCCGCGACCGACGCCGAGATCGCCCCGGTCATCATCGAGGACAACGTCCAGATCAGCCGCGACGTCACCATCCTGCGCGGCGTTCGCATCGGCGCGCGCGCCATCATCGGCGCGGGCTCCGTGGTCCGGAGCGACATCCCGCCCGACTCGGTGGTCGCCGGCAACCCGGCCCGTGTCGTGAAGCGCATCGTGGCCGAGGGGGCAGCCGCCGCGCCCCCCGCTGCCCCCAAAAACGAGACCTGA
- a CDS encoding alanine racemase, whose amino-acid sequence MDFSKLDLEAIAKEHKTPLYVYDMDAAIAQARALRAALPSCIDLLYCAKANANKAVLSGFIPHVSGLDISSAGELDLAVAVGWKPSVMSFAGPGKSEDELERAISAGVHVISVESPTELRRASAIATRLGKEQSITLRVNPMSAPKEFPMKMGGLPSQFGVPEEQADEVMAEALRTKGIRVVGVHVFSGTNCLEPRAIVDNAQGTLAIASRLAEAHDLQPEIVNLGGGFGVPYFPGQEPMDVAALGKAVGDAVSVFREQNPRFAKTRFLLELGRFMVAEFGIYVTRVLDVKETRGKRFAILDGGMHHCFPATGNFGQVIKKNFPVANASRPGEKTEPHEIVGPLCTPIDSMARALELARAEIGDLVVFDRCGAYSYAASPLLFLSHDTPPELVLQDGRITLVRPRRPASYFQ is encoded by the coding sequence ATGGACTTCTCCAAGCTCGACCTCGAGGCGATCGCCAAGGAGCACAAGACCCCGCTCTACGTCTACGACATGGACGCGGCCATCGCGCAGGCGCGCGCGCTCCGTGCGGCGCTCCCGTCGTGCATCGATCTCCTCTATTGCGCGAAGGCGAACGCCAACAAGGCCGTGCTCTCCGGGTTCATCCCGCACGTCTCCGGCCTCGACATCTCGAGCGCGGGCGAGCTCGATCTCGCCGTCGCGGTCGGATGGAAGCCGAGCGTCATGAGCTTCGCCGGCCCCGGCAAGAGCGAGGACGAGCTCGAGCGCGCGATCTCCGCCGGGGTCCACGTCATCTCGGTCGAGAGCCCCACCGAGCTCCGGCGCGCTTCGGCCATCGCCACGCGGCTCGGCAAAGAGCAGAGCATCACGCTCCGCGTGAACCCGATGAGCGCGCCGAAGGAGTTCCCCATGAAGATGGGCGGGCTCCCTTCGCAGTTCGGCGTCCCCGAGGAGCAGGCCGACGAGGTCATGGCCGAGGCGCTCCGTACGAAGGGCATTCGGGTCGTCGGTGTGCACGTCTTCTCCGGGACGAACTGCCTCGAGCCCCGCGCCATCGTCGACAACGCTCAAGGCACGCTCGCCATCGCGTCGCGGCTCGCGGAGGCCCACGATCTCCAGCCCGAGATCGTGAACCTCGGCGGCGGGTTCGGCGTCCCGTATTTTCCGGGCCAAGAGCCGATGGACGTCGCGGCCCTCGGCAAGGCCGTGGGGGACGCCGTGTCCGTGTTCCGCGAACAAAACCCGAGGTTCGCGAAGACCCGCTTCTTGCTCGAGCTCGGGCGCTTCATGGTCGCCGAGTTCGGCATCTACGTGACGCGCGTGCTCGACGTGAAAGAGACCCGCGGCAAGCGCTTCGCCATCCTCGACGGCGGCATGCACCACTGCTTCCCGGCGACGGGCAACTTCGGTCAGGTCATCAAGAAGAACTTCCCGGTCGCGAACGCGTCCCGCCCCGGCGAAAAGACCGAGCCCCACGAGATCGTCGGCCCCCTCTGCACCCCGATCGACTCGATGGCCCGCGCCCTCGAGCTCGCCCGCGCCGAGATCGGCGACCTGGTCGTCTTCGATCGCTGCGGCGCCTACAGCTACGCCGCGAGCCCGCTCCTCTTCCTGAGCCACGACACCCCGCCCGAGCTCGTGCTCCAGGACGGCCGCATCACGCTCGTCCGCCCGCGGAGACCGGCCTCGTACTTCCAGTGA
- a CDS encoding acyl carrier protein, with product MSTKAEIREKIRSFILESYMAGLDPSGLKDDVSLERSHIVDSARVLELILFLEETFGLEVTNDDATPENFDTVDAIVGFVAGKVGAAS from the coding sequence ATGTCCACGAAGGCCGAGATCCGCGAAAAAATCCGTTCGTTCATCCTCGAGAGCTACATGGCGGGGCTCGACCCGTCCGGCCTGAAAGACGACGTGTCGCTCGAGCGCTCGCACATCGTCGACTCGGCGCGCGTGCTCGAGCTCATTCTCTTCCTCGAAGAGACCTTCGGCCTCGAGGTCACGAACGACGACGCGACCCCCGAGAACTTCGACACGGTCGACGCCATCGTCGGCTTCGTGGCCGGCAAGGTCGGCGCCGCGAGCTGA
- a CDS encoding AMP-binding protein has protein sequence MLDEYLERNAQKHPEKTALIFKDRRESWGAVDTTANRLAHLLRSLGVARQDRVVLFLDNNVEMAASLWGILRADAIFSPINAQTKVDKLIYMLNDCRARAVVTDIALESVYKEAFTKTPHLKHALVVGLEEEGHKVGDVELVPFAKAIAAQTTERPRGVNIPIDLAAIIYTSGSTGDPKGVMLTHHAMVSATESITTYLENKPDDIVINLLPLSFDYGLYQWINANQFGGTLVLEQSFSYPGPILKRITELKVTGLPVVPTIASILKQYEAKGLVLPTVEYVTNTAAALSGSHIATLKAICPNARIYSMYGLTECKRVSYLPPSEIDRRPDSVGKAMPNLETYIADPVTGKRLPPNTPGELVVRSPQVMKGYWEKPESTAKRLKPSPEIPNEMHLFTGDTFRMDEEGYLYFVARTDDIIKSRGEKVSPKEVENVIYGIPGVVDAAVVGRADDVLGQAVHAYIVVTDEMIENGKAKLVPAQVQQVVGQKLEPFMVPKFVTFLKEMQKTTSNKISKTNLEDFAKSTYLSGDKPWDK, from the coding sequence ATGCTCGACGAGTACCTCGAGCGAAATGCCCAGAAGCATCCCGAGAAGACGGCGCTCATCTTCAAAGACCGCCGTGAGAGCTGGGGCGCGGTCGACACGACGGCGAACCGCCTCGCCCACCTGCTCCGCAGCCTCGGGGTCGCGCGCCAAGATCGCGTCGTGCTCTTCCTCGACAACAACGTCGAGATGGCCGCGAGCCTCTGGGGCATCCTCCGCGCCGACGCGATCTTCAGCCCGATCAACGCGCAGACGAAGGTCGACAAGCTCATTTACATGTTGAACGACTGCCGCGCCCGCGCCGTCGTGACCGACATCGCGCTCGAGAGTGTCTACAAAGAGGCCTTCACGAAGACGCCGCACCTGAAACATGCGCTGGTCGTGGGCCTCGAAGAAGAGGGCCACAAGGTCGGCGACGTCGAGCTCGTCCCGTTCGCGAAGGCCATCGCCGCGCAGACGACCGAGCGTCCGCGCGGGGTGAACATCCCCATCGATCTCGCGGCCATCATCTACACCTCGGGATCCACGGGCGACCCGAAGGGCGTCATGCTCACGCACCACGCGATGGTGTCGGCCACCGAGTCGATCACGACGTACCTCGAGAACAAGCCCGACGACATCGTCATCAACTTGCTCCCGCTCTCGTTCGACTACGGCCTCTACCAGTGGATCAACGCGAACCAGTTCGGCGGCACGCTGGTGCTCGAGCAGTCGTTCTCGTACCCCGGGCCCATCCTGAAGCGCATCACGGAGCTCAAGGTGACGGGGCTCCCGGTGGTGCCGACGATCGCGTCGATCCTGAAGCAGTACGAGGCGAAGGGGCTCGTGTTGCCCACGGTCGAGTACGTGACGAACACCGCGGCGGCCCTCTCGGGCTCGCACATCGCGACGCTCAAGGCCATCTGCCCGAACGCCCGCATTTACTCGATGTACGGCCTCACCGAGTGCAAGCGCGTCTCGTACTTGCCTCCGTCCGAGATCGATCGCCGCCCCGACTCGGTCGGCAAGGCCATGCCGAACCTCGAGACGTACATCGCCGATCCCGTCACCGGAAAGCGCCTCCCGCCGAACACGCCCGGCGAGCTCGTCGTGCGGAGCCCGCAGGTCATGAAGGGTTACTGGGAGAAGCCCGAGTCGACCGCGAAGCGCCTCAAGCCGAGCCCCGAGATCCCGAACGAGATGCACCTCTTCACCGGTGACACCTTCCGCATGGACGAAGAGGGCTACCTCTATTTCGTGGCCCGCACCGACGACATCATCAAGTCGCGCGGCGAGAAGGTCTCTCCGAAAGAGGTCGAGAACGTCATCTACGGCATCCCCGGCGTGGTCGACGCGGCCGTCGTGGGTCGCGCGGACGACGTGCTCGGTCAGGCCGTGCACGCCTACATCGTCGTGACCGACGAGATGATCGAGAACGGCAAAGCCAAGCTCGTGCCCGCGCAGGTGCAGCAGGTCGTCGGGCAGAAGCTCGAGCCCTTCATGGTGCCCAAGTTCGTCACGTTCCTGAAAGAGATGCAGAAGACCACGAGCAACAAAATCTCGAAGACGAACCTCGAGGACTTCGCCAAGTCGACGTACCTCTCGGGGGACAAGCCTTGGGATAAGTGA